GTCACCATCTTGCTGTTGTGGGTCTGTAGCTGGCATTCCACCACTCTGTCATTCTGGTCTGAGACCTTCAGATTCAAAGTCAGCAGGAGGGGAGAGATCAATGCTTCTGCCTTAATCATGCGTTTCCACCCTGTGCCAGCTAAAGCACATTGACCAGAATGGACCCCGAGAACAGATTCTGCCCCCAGAGTCTGGCATCGAAATGAGACTAGATGCCTCATGGGTACCAACCATACACTGCAACTCCGCTTTTCTGGCCCACCTCCCCCATCTCCATGGCGGTTCCCTACTGGTCCGGTAGGTTATTCCCCAGCTCCTATGTTCTCCTTACACTAGTGACCCGGAGCCGGGATCGGGGTCTCCGACGAAGATTCTTCACTGGAGTTTTCTCATTTGTCCCCCCTCTCCCATGTCACTGAGGCCCGACGCTGCATCTGAGGCACAGCTAGACAGGGGAAAGAAGATAGAAGCGTTTAAATGGACAGTGGGAACCCAGAACGTCCCGTGTCTCATCCTGGCACCCCAACTTAAACCAGAACATACCTGTCCCCAGGAGAAAAGTCACTCCCGGGACCAGAACGTGGAATGGACAAGGCGAAACCCTGAAAGAGGACACGATTCATGAGATCAGGAGATGATAACTGTTGATGATAATTGTGGTGACCCGGGAAATGGGGTCAGGGATGTGGGGAGAACACTAGGGAAACAGAATTGGAGAAGACAAGGACAAGAATGGTGTGTTTCAGGAACGAGGGAACAGGTTAGGGGGTTGGGATTCAAGAGAAAGGGATAGGCCATGGGCTTTGAATGACTGGAAGGTTCCCGAGGGACCCCCTCTCACCGAGGGCAAGCAGAGATGGGACTCAGCGGGGCTGGATGGCACCCCCCCGGGGGGTTGAAGGGCAGGGTCTGAGGCATCCAGGAAGCCGGAGGAGCTGAGGTAGCCATCAGTCTCGCAATCAGCTGGTAGGGGAGGGAGTggatcaaaaataataataatgacaataaaggACTGTCATGGTAGAGGAGGGACCTGTCTGTGCAAAGAGGGGCCTGGAGCCAGGAGGGAATTGTGGGAGTGTTTGTCCCCAAGGAAGGTTTACAGCTAGAGTTGGAAGTTTGGTAAGTGGCAGCATTTCCGGGCTTCTGGGACCTAGACCTCTAAGTCGGGGTGACTTACAGGTGGTAGATGAGTAGCTTGCATGGCGGAAGAGGAAGGATTGGTGCTGGTCAGCCTCTGGCTCCTCGGGCTCTGAGGGAAAGGCACTGGGGGGACCAGGAGCTATGGACGCAGTTGCTGGAGGAGGTCCTGACTCCGGTGGGAGAACCTTCAACTCCCTAGCTTTTCGAAGCTTCTCCCGCTTCCGCTGGATGGCAGCGACCCTTTCCCGAACTGCACGGGCCACTGGCTGGTAGTCGGCTTCACAGACTAAGCCCAAGGCTACCTGGAGTCAGGATGGGAAGGAAGACAGTTTCCGATTCCCCCAAAGACCCAGCAGGGACTGGGGAGCTACCTAAGTTAGTAAAACGCCTGCTCCTTAAGTCTGACCCCCAGTGCTCACATAGAGTCAGGCATGCATGCTTGTTATCCcggtgctggggaagcagagccctggagcttgctgggcaCCCAGTCTAGCCTGACTAGCAGGCCCCAGgtcccagtaagagaccctgtctcaaaaaacaaggttgCTGGTTCCTGAGACATGACACCCAAAGTTAacttctgacttccacgtgtatgtacatgcagagagacagacagacaaagatagAGGGTGGATCCAATCAAGACACCTTTAAATTGccctcacacatatgcacatccaCATCTGTACattcagagagagaggagggagggggaatctATTAGAACACCTTATTAAGGCTTCTAGGAATGAGGAAGGAgctatttattgactaatcaccATGTCTGTTACCTGGAAACTCATCATTATTAAGCCTTCTCAATAACATTGTGAAAcaaattttgctgttgttttggacATGGTAGTGCaaccatgaagacctgaattccaaCCACCAGCACCTGTGtcaaagcatgcacacacatacatgcacatacccacacagaaaagtacacacacacacacacacacacacacacacacacacacacacacacacacaaatcccttGCAGGTAATAGATCAAGACTTGATCTTGAGGACAGGCAAAGCtgggcacacgtctttaatcccagcaccggggaggcagagccaggtagatctctgtgaatttgaggctagcctggtctactgagtgagatccaggacaggcaccaaaactacatggagaaactttgtctggaaaaaccaaaaaaaaaaaaaaaaaaaaaaaaaaaaaagacaggcaagATGGCCCTGTGTATAAAGGTGcccactgccaagcctgacagcctaaGTGAGTTTGATCTCAGtgcccacatgatagaaggagagaactctgaCCTCTACTGATCTCTACTTGCATGCTGTGGCCCgtgtgcacccacatacatacccCATACCTGCAGTCGCACACAAAATTAACAAGatgtaacttttttttgtttgtttgttttttcgagacagggtttctctgtgtagttttggtgactgtcctggaactcgctttggagaccaggctggcctcgaactcacagagatccgcctgcctctgcctcccgagtgctaggattaaaggcgtgcgctaccactgcctggcaagatgtAACTTTTTAGAAAGACTTAATCTAGAGCCAAGCTGCATGGTGTTTTGGCAATTGCATTTCTGTcacaagttattattattatcaattattaattattattatcatagatagggtttcactgtgtatccctggctggcctggagctcacaatgtaaaccaggctggactcaccaagagtcacccacctctgccttctgagcgctGGGGTTAATGAGGTGCCCCACTAAATCAGGGCGGTCTCGGGCTCCTGACCCTGTCACCAGATGACCCTTGACCTGGCAACTGCCTTTTCTCTACTGAGAATCCCATGATGCCAGCCCTTCGCCTATCCAGGCTCCCTCAACAAGCTTTCAAAGTTCTACCCTGGCATGTCTATCCCCACACCCGCTTTCTCCTTCACCAGTGTCTGCTCATCACCCTCTCTCGCCTTTTCATTCAGTTTAGCTGTGAGCTTTGCTGGGTGAGGAGAAATGTGGCGGGCCACCTGACCAAATCTGAATGGCTTGAGATTAAATCCTGCTTGTCATTTGTTTACTTGGGACTCCGGACAAGACAGTCAATCTCTCTGAGCTTGCATTCCTTCATCGATAAGTTGGGATAAAATTGCCTTCCAAACAGGCTCACGTGAAAATGGTTTCTTTAAGCCACGTGTGATGTTAAGGAATACCTCCCACCTGCCCAACAGTAAAGGATTGGGAAAAAGATCAATAAAGTATTGTCTGGTCACGGATGGTTCCTAGTctagcagaagagagagaaatgcattCAGGTACGAAACAAAGCCCACGATAGTTTGAGGCTGTGAAGAGGCCACACTGATTTGGAAAGAAGCATTCAACTTTTAACTCCACAGGAGTGACCTTCCTGAAATTGATGGTGCTAAGCATAGAGGGGGAAGAGACGAAGAAGGTGGAGAggggaaataaataataaattgccAAGAAGGGCATTCTGTGATAAATAAATCTGCAAGTAAAGAAGCGAGATTAGAGGATCCAGGGTTTGTTCTGGGAAAGAACCCTAGTGTGTGCAGGTGAATTAGGGTGAGAGAGACGcaggaagaccccctgaaggaGATGTGGCTCTGGGTGGGGACCTCCTCTCCTAGTGCCCCGCCCTGGCCCTCGGATTGACTGATGGCAGGTTGACTGAACCCTTCACTAGCTCAAAGAAAGCAGGATCTATCATCTCCTCACCATctcctgagccacctcctcagcagcGTCCCGGCCGAGCTGGAACAAGAACTCGATGGCCTGGTTGTCCCGTGGGCGCCCCCCGCGCCGCGCGTCCTCCATGCGCAGCCAGAGCTTGAGGCCCGGCTTCTCGCCGTCATCCTCTTCGGCCAGCTCCACGTGCACACCTCGTTCCTCGCGGAAGAACGCGTGGGCCAGAGATCCTGAATGGTGAACCTGGGGACCGTGGGGAAGTGAGCCGAGGAGCCCGCTGCCACCCGAGCTTCGTCTCCATCTCCGTGCCCTCTCTGCCCCGGGACCCCACCTCTCGTTCTTATCCGTGCGGATGCAGCCTTCAATTATCTCCTTCACCTCTGGCATCTTCACCTTGTAGAAGCTGTTGGGCTTTGTGCCCTGGGAGAAGAGTTGCATGAGGCCTCGGTTGCCAAATCTCAGTAAGTCTGCAATGCAGGCAGTCTCCAAGGCTCGGGTGGGGGGAGCGGGGAGGGTGCTGGTACTGAGAGACTCGATTTCAAATCCCATTCCCTCCGTACATTGTTGGTGTGGCCTTGCCCAAGACTGCCCAGCGGGTTGTTGTCTCGTTTGTAAAGCGCAGAGCAGAACATTTGCCTGGCTCACCTGGTGGGGCTCCTAGAAAGATCTACTGAGACTAGATGTGAAGTTGTCTGTAAACTCTTAGGATAACACACATTTTTACTAGCTTGTGTGAAGGTTATGTGCATACAATATATTTGCGCTTCACTGGGGCATCTTTCTGTCTGGCCTGTTTTTATTAAGATAAAGGGCAAGGGCTATACGCAGGCTAGTTAGAGGGCAGGAGAGTGGGAGGGCCTCTGGGGGTCCCTTCTTCCCCGAACCCCACCCTTCTCACCGAAGTGACCTTGCGGTAGATTTGTGCCGCGTTCTGACACTCGGAGTAGGGATACTCAGATGTAGCCATCTCCAGCATGCACATGCCAAAGGCGTACACGTCCACCGCCTCATCGTACTTTTCCTCATACATCTCAGGGGCCATGAATTCCGGGGTCCCTATTGGACCCACAGAAAAGATCAGGCTTCTTCCTCTtggtctcctccctccactcGGGTATCATGGGCTAAGTAGTTCAAGGGCAACCCCAGGAGTTCTGGTGACCCACTCTTGCCCAAAGTGTGTGCTGGGGGCAGGAAGAATGGGGTCGCCCTAGCTCGGTAGCTCTCCAAAGCCCTGTTGGAGCCGAGGGGGGTCCCGCGCTCTTTTCAGACGCAGGGAGCTAGCAATGGCAAGGACCCTGCTGGACAGACGCACCGATGACGCTCTTGGCAAAGGAGGCACGCTTGAGTGTGGCCAGTCCGAGATCTCCGATTTTGACAGAGCCTGAAGGGCCGGTAATGAAGACGTTGTCACACTTGAGATCTCGGTGCAGGATGGGGGGCACTCGGGAATGTAGGAAATGAAGTCCCCGCAAGATTTGGCGGCTCCAGCGCTGAAGGACTCGGGGCTTCATTTCGCGGAAGCGCCTCAGGTACCTGGGAGAGGGCGCATAACCATGGTCGCCGTGGGGATATCTATTCCTGGACTGGGAAATTCCCCCTCATCCCACCTTTACCACCACCTCTGCGTCCCCTGCCAGCCTTCTTTTAACTTAGTTCTGTCTGGGCCAAACAGAAACGGAGTCAATGAGGACAGTAAATAGGTTACAAAATGATTCCGTCCGTAAACTCTGTAGATAGGGCCGCCGCCAAAGAGGGTGCTGTGGGGGCCCAGGGAGGAATGACTGGCTGTCCCAGGCGTGGGGGAGGACCTCGCTGAGGAAATAACGTTTGTCTTGAAGGGGGAGTATAAGTTCAAGGGTGACGACGGGACGGGAGGAGATTTTCCAGGCTGAAGGGCCCCGGGAGTGacagaggagggtgggaggagtgACGGAGATTGGATTTGTCTGTAACATAAGCTAGAGAGGAGAGTGTGTTTTAGGGACTTTACCCCGGGGCAGTGGGAAACTTGAAGAGGTTTAGGGAGGGAGTCAAAGGGTCTGATTTCCTCTAGGTTGCAGGAAGATGGGATAACTTGAGGGGTGGGCAGATTGGGAAAGGCCCTTTAGGAAGGCTGCTgttgtggggatgggggggtggtgTAGCAGCAAGGTTGGGGCAAAGATGAGCAGTGGAAACCCAGTGGGAAGATGCTAAACAGACTTAAGAGACCCCACTGTTGAGAGTGTGGGGCcacaacaaaaacacaggaagtttTGGCTATTGTCATTCACACAGGTCGGGTAGGTGGGAGATAGCCTGGTTTTAGCTGTAGAAGTTTGGAGTGATTGAGAGAAGTTCCCGGGGCCTCAGAGTGACAGTGACGTcccatcctccccctcccacccaggcCGGAGCTCACGTCTTGAGCGTGCCCGAGGTCATGAGTTCAGTGACCAGCACGATGCAAACCTGGCCCCTCAGCACCGACTTCCACGAGTCATAGAAGCGGACGATGTTGGGGTGCTGCAGCCCCTTGAGCATCTCAACCTCCTCGGAGAATCGCTGCCGTTCAGCTCGAGACAGTTTCCGAGTCTGTGGGATGGGACCATGGGGGTCACATCAGACCCAGACCCCCAGGAAGAAGAGCAGGGGACATTTGGGTAGAGctggggcggcggcgggggggggggagatgaggGCAGGAGCATATGGCCGGGGTATGGTTGGTGAGATCGCTAGCCAGAAGGGCAGCAGACCCCCAACTTCTTATTGCTCTAAGAACACACCCATCCTGGGCCTGGGGCAGCACTCTGGACCCCCCGCTGGACACATGCGTCTTTATGCCGCCAGGTCTGGGAGCCGGGCGCTCAATAGCGCCTTTGTGGCCTCCAGAGCCGACCGTGGAAGTTGGGTGGGGGCGGGCTGTGCCCCGGGGCTGGCAgtcggcaggcagcaggcagaccaCGGGCCGGGAATTGGGGCCGGCAAGAGGTTGGCCCTAAAAACTAGGAGCTGCAGCCTCGAGACAGAGGTAGAGGAGGGTACCATGAAAGAGAAGATCCAGGATCAGGGCCAGGAGACCGCCCCCCATGGCTGGGGCTGCCTCAcgcctccttttcctctctccctccccctcccctgagtCTGGCTGATTCTCCTGGCCTGGCTTAGAGCCTGGGGCGCGGCACTAGCAGGCACTAGGGGAGAGCCCTGTGCCAGGGCCAAAGTGGAGGGACCCTTCCTCCTGGTTTTGTCCCCTAATCTGAATCTTCAATTTCCAGGGCCATTCATACTTAGAGTGGAGCAAGCAACCAGAGGAAGAATGTCCAAAACTTGCAAGAGCTCAGCTCCTTTGGCAATGGAAAGGGAGACCCCAGGTATGTAGAGGGGTGAGAAGCTGGCCTGGATTCCAGCTTGAACTCGAGCTAACTGTCCCTGCTCCTTGAAACTGTTGAGAAGTCTGCAAGGCTGACTGCTTAAGAAGGGGCTCAGGGAGCCCCCTTCCTGTCACAACTACCCTAAATCTTTTTGGAGGTGGAGAGGACCTTGGCCTCAGCTCCCAGCCTCCCACATCCCAGTCTCCAagtttggaaagaggaaggaggacgAGCAAGAGGACAAGGGTCACAGCAGAAAGTCTCAGGTCTTAGAGGAAAAGTAAGAGGCAGCGGTGCCCAGGGCAGGAGACTGGAGGGGCTGCCCTCTACCCACTCAGTTTCCCAAGCCTCAGATTCGTATGGAGGCTTGAAAGTGAAGCTGCCTATGCGCATTGGCTCATCGGGAGGCAGGCAGCATATAccacctgcctcagtttctcctgaaCCCACCCAGAGTCAGTGAGATCATACCAGCAAGGGGAGCAAGGGTTCCTGGATAtcttgacaagaaaaaaaaaaaaaaaagatccttccCTGATGTGTCCTCCCGTTTTCCCAACCTCTAAAGGGCCCCATCCCGAGGTACTACAGAGGGGGCGCCCAGCCACACCTGCAGCTCACACCAGGCCACCTCGACCGTGGTGTCGGTGTCTAGCCCTCGATACACGGTCTTGAAGGAACCTCTTCCAATTTCAATGTCAAACTTGAGGTATCGGCCGTCTGGAGACGTTGCCACAGCCTGGGTCTCTgtgtcctctttctcttcctgctcccgCCGCCGCTCCCGGGCTGCAGCATCAAGAAGCCTCGGTGGCTCCCGGGACCCGGGACCTCCTGAAGGTCCCGTAAGCTCAGGACTTGCCGAGTCTGCAGCCTTCACCGGGGCTGCCCCGGTCCATGTGTCCTGGGGGGTTTCTTTGGAGCTAGGAGGTGGGCTCCTCGTGGGTCCAGCAGAGTCCGGAGGATCCAGGGGTTCCGGAAGGAGTGAGGCTGGTTGAGACCAGGAGCTCAGCAGTCCCAAATCGACTGAGCTGCGGCGGCTCGGTCGCGAAGAGCGAGGCCGGGGTTCAGCCTTCCCAGAGAAGCGGCGCACTCGGCGAGGAGGTGGCCCCAAGCGGATCGGCCCGGAGGAGGTGAGAGACGGCGGTGGCCGCAGAGCCAAGTCAGCCTCGGTTTGGGACATGGGGACCCCGGTGTCCGTAGTTCGAGGTGCTAGCATGGGGAAGGGCCGGGCGCCGCAGAGCGGAAAGCCAGGCGACTGAAGGCGACGGCCTGACAGGCGGACCGGCTGGGTGCACAGCGCTCCGGCTGAGCTGTTGGGGCCCCAGCCCCCGGCTGGCCGTCCTGGCGACCCGCCCCCAGCTCCGCCCCACGACCCGCCTCCGACCGAGATCGGTTCTCACCCCCCAGGGCCACCCCCTTGTGAGCCTGGCGCGTTGCGCCGTGTGGAGCTGGGGTGCTGCCCTCACCTCTGCAGCCCGCCTCTTAGCCCCCTGCCGCGTGCCCTGCTCTCCAGAGTCCCCGCCTTCAAGCCTTCTTCCCTTCCCGAGCCGAGTGAGTGGGAGGCAGCGGCGGGTGTGCTCCCACACAAGGAGAGCGCAAACACgtttggggtgggggagttggAGGACACTGAACAGGAGATGAAAAGTGACCGCGGCGGCTCCCATGCCtcagtggggaggagggtggCTGGGGAGGGGCACCACCAGGCTGCACACCCCTGATAAGGCAGCGCTGCCGGTCCTAATCAGGAGGAGTAGCCCTAGGCCTAACATGAGTGTTGGAAAGGTAAGGTTTTCCTGACTCAGCTAGACCCCAGGTCTGCACAAAGATGGGTGTGTATACTCCAGGACaagcccccccaacccccaaccaaGAACTGGTCACCCATCAGCTCCACCCCACCTTGGCCTGAGTCTGGCCCTGGCCAGAACTGCTGTTTTTGCTGTgggctctccttcctcctcttctgtttgcCAAAGTCTTCAATAAACCAAAGTCCACATCCGGtttaccccccccccagctccccttGGCCACAACTACCCCACCCAGACCagatgggtggagggaggggcttCAGAATAGTTCAGGACTTCCATGGGGGAGCAATTAAGTGACTCCAATTTAGAGAGCAAGCAGCAGTCTGTCCCCAAGCTGTTCCAACACCACTCCCCCACACAACCCACCCAGCACATGGAAAACTACAGGCTCGCTGGAGACCCCAGGCCCAGAGGCCCTTCTCTTGTACAAAGGCCAAaggctccttctcctctttccttggctGGGACTCAATCAGGTGGAACACTGCCCCGCCTTCCACAGTCGGATTCCAGCAGTAGTAACAGGCAGACAGTGGGAGATTTTAATATCATCAATCAGAGTGGGCCCGCCTTTCCCTGCCAAGCCCCTCTGGGGCTTCCTATCTCTGTATTGCCTGGAAGGCTGCCCGCAGCCAGGGCTTCCACCCACCCCTAGGAAGATCCAGCACCAGCCTGAGAAGGGAGGCCACAGCAGCTaaggagtgggaggggagaggagaaagaagcgTGTGCAGGCGCATATGGGTGTGTACTTATGTGTGAGAACACATGTAAAGTGTCAGGTTTATAGACCCTGGCCCAGGGACAGTCTAGGATGGGAAAGGAGGTAGGGCAAGAAACATCCTTTTTCCCTGGCACCGTGGGCTCACTCTGTCCCGGGGACAGATAGATGGACTAAGGGGGAAAGATCCCTAAGTCTGAGCTTTCAGGACTTGAGCCCTTTGAGTTGGGTGGAGTGACGGGTCCAGTCTGTGGGACACTTGGTCTGTCTCCTTTGGAAAGCCCTGGAAAGGTGGGAGGtaagaagcagagggagacaggTCTCTGCTAGAAGAACTTGACTCCTCGGCCGTCACTGACAGTGATGATCTCAGCCTTGTGCTCCTGCTGTAGGGCCTGTAGAGCACGAAGCAGGGTGGCCTCATCCAGCCATGGAACTCTGGATAGGAAGAGATGGTCAGTCAGAACACCCAGTTCTTTCGGTGGTTGAGCCAGAAGCTCAGCACTTCCAAAGGCAGGATATTCTATTTGTACGCTATCTGTACGGCTGCAGCTGTCACTCACACTTCCTGGGCATTCCGTGGGAGTTGAGAGTGGAAGGGAGCCTGGGTCAGCATGAAATGAAGCAGGCTTATTCCACCCTTCTC
This Peromyscus leucopus breed LL Stock chromosome 8b, UCI_PerLeu_2.1, whole genome shotgun sequence DNA region includes the following protein-coding sequences:
- the Wnk4 gene encoding LOW QUALITY PROTEIN: serine/threonine-protein kinase WNK4 (The sequence of the model RefSeq protein was modified relative to this genomic sequence to represent the inferred CDS: inserted 3 bases in 3 codons); translated protein: MLAPRTTDTGVPMSQTEADLALRPPPSLTSSGPIRLGPPPRRVRRFSGKAEPRPRSSRPSRRSSVDLGLLSSWSQPASLLPEPLDPPDSAGPTRSPPPSSKETPQDTWTGAAPVKAADSASPELTGPSGGPGSREPPRLLDAAARERRREQEEKEDTETQAVATSPDGRYLKFDIEIGRGSFKTVYRGLDTDTTVEVAWCELQTRKLSRAERQRFSEEVEMLKGLQHPNIVRFYDSWKSVLRGQVCIVLVTELMTSGTLKTYLRRFREMKPRVLQRWSRQILRGLHFLHSRVPPILHRDLKCDNVFITGPSGSVKIGDLGLATLKRASFAKSVIGTPEFMAPEMYEEKYDEAVDVYAFGMCMLEMATSEYPYSECQNAAQIYRKVTSGTKPNSFYKVKMPEVKEIIEGCIRTDKNERFTIQDXLAHAFFREERGVHVELAEEDDGEKPGLKLWLRMEDARRGGRPRDNQAIEFLFQLGRDAAEEVAQEMVALGLVCEADYQPVARAVRERVAAIQRKREKLRKARELKVLPPESGPPPATASIAPGPPSAFPSEPEEPEADQHQSFLFRHASYSSTTSDCETDGYLSSSGFLDASDPALQPPGGVPSSPAESHLCLPSGFALSIPRSGPGSDFSPGDSCASDAASGLSDMGEGGQMRKXPVKNLRRRPRSRLRVTSVSDQNDRVVECQLQTHNSKMVTFRFDLDGDSPEEIAAAMVYNEFILPSERDGFLSRIREIIQRVESLLKRDSGPPEAAEDALSPQEEPAVVPALPGPSNAEPQRSISPEQRSWAAFSTSPSSPGTPLSPGTPFSPGTPPVFPCPVFPISSPFCHPCPFSQASSHPCPQXPSSPLPSFSSASQFPLSSSHLPTSSLPASSPHPLSPSCSQVTLSPSPFPVCPSPPPLPSTTAAPLLSLASAFSLAVMTVAQSLLSPSPGLLSQSPPGPPPSLPLPLASCGQESLSPQTAEAESEASQNSAPPLLGEARLAPISEEGKPQLVGRFQVTSSKEPAEAPPQPAPPLSSSLKLPTPPLTSESSDTEDSAAGGPETREALAESDRAAEGLGVAVEEEGNDGVRTGGSSPLLSHPSPVWMNYSYSSLCLSSEESESSGEDEEFWAELQNLRQKHLSEVEALQTLQKKEIEDLYSRLGKRPPPGIVVPAAMLSCRRRRLSKGSFPTSRRNSLQRSELPGPGIMRRNSLSGSSTGSQEQRASKGVTFAGDVGRM